From the genome of Miscanthus floridulus cultivar M001 chromosome 10, ASM1932011v1, whole genome shotgun sequence, one region includes:
- the LOC136486819 gene encoding zinc finger CCCH domain-containing protein 63-like isoform X1: protein MAAPSGGGGGGAGEGSSSAAAAATIGAHGVDQVAEAMWQMNLGETMAPMELGPYPERVGEPDCSYYMRTGMCRFGMTCKFNHPADRKLAVAAARMKGEYPQKIGQPECQYYLKTGTCKFGATCKFHHPREKAAMATRVQLNELGYPLRPNEKECAYYLRTGQCKFGSTCKFHHPQPSTMMVAVRGSVYSPGQSATSPGQHAYQGAVTSWPLSRSASFIASPRWPGHSSYAQVIVPPGLVQVPGWSPYTAQIGSSSSDDQQRTPGAAQYYTGSRQSGTAGIGNQGMFSSYQAGSVPVGLYAVQRENVFPERPDQPECQFYMKTGDCKFGAVCKFHHPRERIIPTPNCALSPLGLPLRPGEPICSFYNRYGMCKFGPNCKFDHPMGSAMYGHASSPTNEAPTSRRMLAHVPSHPEVSPDSGSGRSRRIAHSDSQQIPSVDRSTEREAS from the exons ATGGCAGCGCCGTCCGGCGGTGGGGGCGGCGGTGCGGGGGAGGGCTCCTCCTCGGCCGCCGCAGCTGCGACGATCGGGGCCCACGGGGTGGACCAAG TCGCAGAGGCGATGTGGCAGATGAATTTAGGAGAAACCATGGCCCCCATGGAACTGGGGCCATACCCAGAGCGTGTTGGTGAGCCAGACTGTAGCTATTACATGAGGACTGGCATGTGCAGGTTTGGGATGACCTGTAAATTTAATCACCCAGCAGACAGAAAGCTG GCTGTTGCTGCTGCAAGAATGAAGGGAGAATATCCTCAAAAAATTGGGCAGCCTGAATGTCAA TACTATCTGAAGACTGGCACATGCAAGTTTGGAGCAACTTGCAAGTTTCACCATCCCCGAGAAAAGGCTGCAATGGCAACTCGAGTTCAGTTGAATGAACTGGGCTACCCACTCCGCCCG AATGAAAAGGAGTGTGCTTATTATTTAAGAACAGGGCAGTGCAAGTTTGGAAGCACATGTAAGTTTCACCATCCACAACCATCCACCATGATGGTTGCTGTACGTGGCTCTGTTTATTCACCTGGACAGTCTGCAACTTCTCCTGGCCAGCATGCTTACCAAGGGGCTGTAACAAGCTGGCCCTTGTCGAGATCTGCTTCTTTCATTGCAAGTCCAAGGTGGCCAGGTCATTCAAGTTATGCACAAGTGATTGTTCCTCCTGGGCTTGTTCAGGTCCCAGGGTGGAGTCCTTATACT GCGCAGATTGGTTCTTCATCCTCGGATGACCAACAACGGACACCCGGAGCTGCCCAATACTATACTGGCTCACGCCAGAGTGGAACAGCTGGCATAGGCAATCAAGGAATGTTTTCATCCTACCAAGCAGGTTCTGTTCCCGTTGGACTATATGCAGTACAGAGGGAGAATGTATTTCCAGAGAGACCTGACCAACCTGAATGTCAGTTCTATATGAAGACCGGAGACTGTAAGTTTGGTGCTGTATGCAAGTTCCATCATCCCAGGGAGCGAATAATTCCTACTCCCAATTGTGCACTGAGTCCATTAGGCCTACCTTTGCGCCCG GGAGAGCCAATATGCAGTTTCTATAATCGCTATGGCATGTGCAAGTTTGGTCCAAATTGCAAATTCGATCATCCAATGGGAAGTGCTATGTATGGCCATGCTTCATCACCAACTAATGAGGCCCCAACTTCTCGGCGTATGCTGGCACATGTACCATCGCATCCAGAAGTATCACCTGACAGTGGCTCGGGAAGGTCTAGGAGGATTGCCCATTCCGATTCCCAGCAAATACCCTCTGTTGACAGGAGCACTGAGAGAGAGGCGTCCTAA
- the LOC136486819 gene encoding zinc finger CCCH domain-containing protein 63-like isoform X2 — MWQMNLGETMAPMELGPYPERVGEPDCSYYMRTGMCRFGMTCKFNHPADRKLAVAAARMKGEYPQKIGQPECQYYLKTGTCKFGATCKFHHPREKAAMATRVQLNELGYPLRPNEKECAYYLRTGQCKFGSTCKFHHPQPSTMMVAVRGSVYSPGQSATSPGQHAYQGAVTSWPLSRSASFIASPRWPGHSSYAQVIVPPGLVQVPGWSPYTAQIGSSSSDDQQRTPGAAQYYTGSRQSGTAGIGNQGMFSSYQAGSVPVGLYAVQRENVFPERPDQPECQFYMKTGDCKFGAVCKFHHPRERIIPTPNCALSPLGLPLRPGEPICSFYNRYGMCKFGPNCKFDHPMGSAMYGHASSPTNEAPTSRRMLAHVPSHPEVSPDSGSGRSRRIAHSDSQQIPSVDRSTEREAS, encoded by the exons ATGTGGCAGATGAATTTAGGAGAAACCATGGCCCCCATGGAACTGGGGCCATACCCAGAGCGTGTTGGTGAGCCAGACTGTAGCTATTACATGAGGACTGGCATGTGCAGGTTTGGGATGACCTGTAAATTTAATCACCCAGCAGACAGAAAGCTG GCTGTTGCTGCTGCAAGAATGAAGGGAGAATATCCTCAAAAAATTGGGCAGCCTGAATGTCAA TACTATCTGAAGACTGGCACATGCAAGTTTGGAGCAACTTGCAAGTTTCACCATCCCCGAGAAAAGGCTGCAATGGCAACTCGAGTTCAGTTGAATGAACTGGGCTACCCACTCCGCCCG AATGAAAAGGAGTGTGCTTATTATTTAAGAACAGGGCAGTGCAAGTTTGGAAGCACATGTAAGTTTCACCATCCACAACCATCCACCATGATGGTTGCTGTACGTGGCTCTGTTTATTCACCTGGACAGTCTGCAACTTCTCCTGGCCAGCATGCTTACCAAGGGGCTGTAACAAGCTGGCCCTTGTCGAGATCTGCTTCTTTCATTGCAAGTCCAAGGTGGCCAGGTCATTCAAGTTATGCACAAGTGATTGTTCCTCCTGGGCTTGTTCAGGTCCCAGGGTGGAGTCCTTATACT GCGCAGATTGGTTCTTCATCCTCGGATGACCAACAACGGACACCCGGAGCTGCCCAATACTATACTGGCTCACGCCAGAGTGGAACAGCTGGCATAGGCAATCAAGGAATGTTTTCATCCTACCAAGCAGGTTCTGTTCCCGTTGGACTATATGCAGTACAGAGGGAGAATGTATTTCCAGAGAGACCTGACCAACCTGAATGTCAGTTCTATATGAAGACCGGAGACTGTAAGTTTGGTGCTGTATGCAAGTTCCATCATCCCAGGGAGCGAATAATTCCTACTCCCAATTGTGCACTGAGTCCATTAGGCCTACCTTTGCGCCCG GGAGAGCCAATATGCAGTTTCTATAATCGCTATGGCATGTGCAAGTTTGGTCCAAATTGCAAATTCGATCATCCAATGGGAAGTGCTATGTATGGCCATGCTTCATCACCAACTAATGAGGCCCCAACTTCTCGGCGTATGCTGGCACATGTACCATCGCATCCAGAAGTATCACCTGACAGTGGCTCGGGAAGGTCTAGGAGGATTGCCCATTCCGATTCCCAGCAAATACCCTCTGTTGACAGGAGCACTGAGAGAGAGGCGTCCTAA